Proteins encoded in a region of the Pseudomonas sp. PDNC002 genome:
- a CDS encoding oligopeptide transporter, OPT family: MQERIPDESNLAELTVRGLILGALITVVFTASNVYLGLKVGLTFASSIPAAVISMAVLRYFSGSNILENNMVQTQASAAGTLSSIIFILPGLLMIGYWSGFPFWQTAAICSIGGILGVLYTIPLRRVMVVQSSLPYPEGVAAAEILRVGSQDEEEEKAGKPAKAGGPGLRDILAGGVVAAAFSLFSSGFKVLAEGFSFWITAGQAAFRLSTGFSLALVGAGYLMGITAGIAILIGVVIAWGVAVPLLSVNSVLAAGQSLPELATKLWSSQVRFLGAGTIGIAALWTLATLFKPMVQGVWSSLSAVRGRGEVSDLRTEQDLSAKWIVAIAGFLLVALFVVFSYFLSDAAPDLKGVGFWGLVAVCVIFAFFFGFLIAAACGYMAGLVGSSSSPISGIGIIAVILVSLLILGVGSLETGFLDQQGGKLAIALALFTTSVVIAIAAISNDNLQDLKTGYLVGATPWRQQVALIVGCLVGALVIPPVLELLFNAYGFTGALPREGMDPNAALAAPQATLMTAIASGIFHNALNWNMILIGVALGIALILVDVLLRRTGKASLPVLAVGLGIYLPPTIGMTLVVGAVIGWLLETALAKRAAAAGKDVEKYSDEPKRRGVLLASGLIVGESLMGILLAGIIGATGSAAPLALVGGSFEDTAQWLGLVVFVAICVLFYRKVLSGTRG, from the coding sequence ATGCAAGAACGGATTCCCGACGAGTCCAACCTCGCCGAGCTGACGGTTCGCGGCCTGATCCTCGGCGCGCTGATCACCGTGGTGTTCACCGCCTCCAACGTCTACCTCGGCCTCAAGGTCGGCCTGACCTTCGCCTCGTCGATTCCCGCGGCAGTCATTTCCATGGCGGTGCTGCGCTACTTCTCCGGCTCCAACATCCTCGAGAACAACATGGTGCAGACCCAGGCCTCGGCGGCCGGCACCCTGTCCTCGATCATCTTCATCCTTCCCGGCCTCTTGATGATCGGCTACTGGAGCGGCTTCCCGTTCTGGCAGACGGCGGCCATCTGTTCCATCGGCGGCATCCTCGGCGTGCTCTACACCATTCCGCTGCGCCGGGTCATGGTGGTGCAGAGCAGCCTGCCTTACCCCGAAGGTGTGGCGGCGGCGGAGATTCTCCGTGTCGGCAGCCAGGACGAGGAAGAGGAGAAGGCCGGCAAGCCTGCGAAAGCCGGCGGCCCGGGCCTGCGCGACATCCTTGCCGGGGGCGTGGTCGCCGCGGCCTTCAGCCTGTTCAGCAGCGGCTTCAAGGTGCTCGCCGAAGGCTTCAGCTTCTGGATCACGGCCGGGCAGGCGGCCTTCCGCCTGTCCACCGGCTTCTCGCTGGCACTGGTCGGCGCCGGTTACCTGATGGGCATCACCGCCGGCATCGCCATCCTGATCGGCGTGGTCATCGCCTGGGGCGTGGCCGTGCCATTGCTCTCGGTGAACAGCGTGCTCGCTGCCGGTCAGAGCCTGCCGGAACTGGCCACCAAACTGTGGAGCAGCCAGGTGCGCTTCCTCGGTGCCGGCACCATCGGCATCGCCGCGCTGTGGACCCTGGCGACGCTGTTCAAACCCATGGTGCAGGGCGTCTGGTCGTCGCTTAGCGCCGTGCGCGGCCGTGGTGAAGTCAGCGACCTGCGCACCGAGCAGGACCTCTCCGCCAAATGGATAGTCGCCATCGCCGGCTTCCTGCTGGTGGCGCTGTTCGTGGTCTTCTCCTACTTCCTCAGCGACGCGGCGCCGGACTTGAAGGGCGTCGGCTTCTGGGGACTGGTGGCGGTCTGCGTGATCTTCGCCTTCTTCTTCGGCTTCCTGATCGCCGCCGCCTGCGGCTACATGGCCGGCCTGGTCGGTTCGTCGAGCAGCCCGATCTCCGGTATCGGCATCATCGCGGTGATCCTGGTGTCGCTGCTGATCCTGGGCGTTGGTTCGCTGGAAACCGGCTTCCTCGACCAGCAGGGCGGCAAGCTCGCCATTGCCCTGGCGCTGTTCACCACCTCGGTGGTGATCGCCATCGCGGCGATTTCCAACGACAACCTGCAGGACCTGAAGACCGGTTATCTGGTCGGCGCCACGCCGTGGCGCCAGCAGGTAGCGCTGATCGTCGGCTGCCTGGTCGGCGCGCTGGTGATCCCGCCGGTACTGGAGCTGCTGTTCAACGCCTATGGCTTCACCGGCGCACTGCCGCGCGAGGGCATGGACCCGAACGCCGCCCTGGCTGCACCGCAGGCAACGCTGATGACCGCCATCGCCAGCGGGATTTTCCACAACGCGCTGAACTGGAACATGATCCTCATCGGCGTGGCGCTGGGCATCGCGCTGATCCTGGTGGACGTGCTGCTGCGCCGCACCGGCAAAGCGAGCCTGCCGGTGCTCGCTGTCGGCCTGGGCATCTACCTGCCGCCCACCATCGGGATGACTTTGGTGGTCGGTGCGGTGATCGGCTGGCTGCTGGAAACCGCGCTGGCCAAGCGCGCGGCAGCCGCTGGCAAGGACGTGGAGAAGTACTCCGACGAGCCCAAGCGCCGTGGCGTGCTGCTGGCTTCGGGCCTGATCGTCGGCGAGAGCCTGATGGGTATCCTGCTGGCCGGCATCATCGGCGCCACCGGTTCTGCCGCGCCCCTGGCCCTGGTCGGAGGTAGTTTCGAGGACACCGCGCAGTGGCTGGGCCTGGTGGTCTTCGTGGCGATCTGCGTGCTGTTCTACCGCAAGGTACTGAGCGGCACCCGCGGCTGA
- the tauD gene encoding taurine dioxygenase, protein MTTLTIEPISPALGAVVSGVRLSDPLDDAAQRQIEQALLDHHVLFFRDQPLTPTQQATFAARFGDLHIHPIYPSSPEQREVIVLDTAVTDVRDNAIWHTDVTFLETPALGAVLAAKQLPPYGGDTLWASGIAAFEALSKPLQQLLDGLTATHDISKSFPQERFGATDADLARLEEARRKNPPRSHPVIRTHPVTGRKALFVSDGFTTRINELEPAESRAILDLLFAHFSRPEFTVRWRWKENDVAFWDNRVTQHYAVDDYRPQRRVMHRATILGDKPF, encoded by the coding sequence ATGACCACCCTGACCATCGAACCCATCAGCCCGGCCCTGGGCGCTGTCGTTTCTGGCGTGCGCCTGTCCGATCCGCTGGACGACGCGGCGCAACGCCAGATCGAGCAGGCCCTGCTCGATCACCACGTGCTGTTCTTCCGCGACCAGCCGCTGACGCCGACCCAGCAGGCAACCTTCGCCGCGCGCTTCGGCGACCTGCACATCCATCCGATCTACCCCAGCTCGCCGGAGCAGCGCGAAGTCATCGTCCTCGACACCGCCGTCACCGACGTGCGCGACAACGCCATCTGGCACACCGACGTGACCTTCCTGGAGACCCCGGCCCTGGGCGCAGTGCTCGCCGCCAAACAGCTGCCGCCCTACGGTGGCGATACCCTGTGGGCCAGCGGCATCGCCGCCTTCGAGGCGCTGTCGAAACCACTGCAGCAACTGCTCGACGGCCTCACCGCGACCCACGACATCAGCAAGTCCTTCCCCCAAGAGCGCTTCGGCGCCACTGATGCGGACCTGGCGCGGCTGGAGGAAGCGCGCAGGAAGAACCCGCCGCGCAGCCATCCGGTGATCCGTACGCACCCGGTCACCGGGCGCAAGGCGTTGTTCGTCAGCGATGGCTTCACTACCCGTATCAACGAGCTGGAACCGGCGGAAAGCCGCGCCATCCTCGACCTGCTGTTCGCGCACTTCAGCCGTCCGGAATTCACCGTGCGCTGGCGCTGGAAGGAAAACGACGTGGCTTTCTGGGACAACCGCGTGACCCAGCATTACGCGGTGGACGACTACCGTCCGCAGCGCCGGGTGATGCACCGGGCGACGATACTGGGGGACAAGCCGTTCTGA
- a CDS encoding ABC transporter permease subunit: MPTETLAAKLPAAAPKARSVPGDYRRWAAAGSIVGVFVLWWLATHLGWVDTLFLPAPEQLVEAFQRVLAEGYVDASLWQHVGTSLMRVLLALGAAVLTAIPLGILMGLNPLVSAAFDPLVEFYRPVPPLAYLPLIVIWFGIGELSKVLLIYLALFAPLLIATAAGVRRVDKSRIQAVRCLGASRLQVVRHVILPSALPEVLTGLRIALGVGWSTLVAAELIAANRGLGFMVQSAAQFLATDVVVLGILLIAAIALSFELGLRWLQKRFASWE; the protein is encoded by the coding sequence ATGCCCACTGAAACCCTCGCCGCCAAACTCCCCGCCGCCGCGCCGAAAGCCCGCAGCGTGCCGGGCGATTATCGCCGCTGGGCCGCCGCCGGCAGCATCGTCGGCGTCTTCGTGCTCTGGTGGCTGGCCACCCACCTGGGCTGGGTCGACACCCTGTTCCTGCCGGCCCCGGAGCAACTGGTGGAGGCCTTCCAGCGCGTGCTGGCCGAAGGTTACGTCGACGCCTCGCTGTGGCAACACGTCGGCACCAGCCTGATGCGTGTGCTGCTGGCGCTGGGCGCTGCGGTGCTGACGGCGATTCCGCTGGGCATCCTGATGGGCCTCAATCCGCTGGTCAGCGCGGCGTTCGATCCGCTGGTGGAGTTCTATCGCCCGGTACCGCCGCTGGCGTACCTGCCGTTGATCGTCATCTGGTTCGGTATCGGCGAACTGTCCAAGGTGCTGCTGATCTACCTCGCGCTGTTCGCGCCGCTGCTGATCGCTACCGCCGCCGGTGTGCGCCGCGTGGACAAGTCGCGTATCCAGGCGGTGCGCTGCCTGGGCGCGAGCCGTCTGCAAGTTGTGCGTCACGTCATCCTGCCCAGCGCGCTGCCGGAAGTCCTGACCGGCCTGCGCATCGCCCTGGGCGTGGGCTGGTCGACCCTGGTCGCCGCCGAGCTGATCGCCGCCAACCGCGGCCTGGGTTTCATGGTGCAGTCCGCCGCGCAGTTCCTCGCCACCGACGTGGTGGTGCTGGGCATCCTGCTGATCGCCGCCATCGCGCTGAGCTTCGAGCTTGGGCTGCGCTGGTTGCAGAAGCGGTTTGCATCCTGGGAGTGA
- a CDS encoding taurine ABC transporter ATP-binding protein: MSRLTAEAVSLTFQQRGRERVVLQDLTLSLAKGESLVVLGPSGCGKSSLLNVLAGFQAPDSGRVQIDGRTLEGPGGERGVVFQDDALMPWLNALDNVALGLRIRGVGAAERNARAHEVLKLVGLGEHADYRISQLSGGQRQRLGLARALAVEPDFLLLDEPFGALDALTRERMQVLTLDLWRKTGKGLFLITHSVDEALFLATDLVVMDGPPARIVKRLSLDFARRYAAGEPVRSIKSDPEFARLRQLLLDEFLEEPEAEHAH; this comes from the coding sequence ATGAGCCGTCTGACGGCCGAGGCGGTCAGCCTCACTTTCCAGCAGCGCGGACGCGAGCGCGTCGTGTTGCAGGACCTCACTCTCAGCCTGGCCAAGGGCGAATCCCTGGTGGTGCTGGGCCCGTCCGGCTGCGGCAAGTCCAGCCTGCTCAACGTGCTGGCAGGCTTTCAGGCGCCGGACAGCGGTCGCGTGCAGATCGATGGCCGGACCCTCGAAGGCCCTGGCGGCGAACGCGGCGTGGTGTTCCAGGATGACGCCCTGATGCCCTGGCTCAACGCCCTGGACAACGTGGCCCTGGGCTTGCGCATTCGCGGCGTCGGCGCTGCCGAGCGCAATGCCCGTGCCCACGAAGTACTGAAGCTGGTGGGCCTGGGCGAGCACGCGGACTACCGCATCTCGCAACTTTCCGGCGGCCAGCGGCAGCGCCTGGGCCTCGCCCGCGCACTGGCGGTGGAACCGGATTTCCTGCTGCTCGACGAACCCTTCGGCGCGCTCGATGCGCTGACCCGCGAACGCATGCAAGTGCTGACCCTCGACCTGTGGCGCAAGACCGGCAAGGGCCTGTTCCTGATTACCCACAGCGTCGACGAAGCGTTGTTCCTGGCAACCGACCTGGTAGTGATGGACGGCCCGCCGGCGCGCATCGTCAAGCGCCTGTCGCTGGACTTCGCCCGCCGCTACGCCGCCGGTGAGCCGGTGCGCAGCATCAAGTCCGACCCGGAATTCGCGCGTCTGCGCCAACTGCTTCTCGATGAGTTCCTCGAAGAACCGGAGGCCGAGCATGCCCACTGA
- the tauA gene encoding taurine ABC transporter substrate-binding protein, with protein sequence MKHISAPRRLLAALALVGVAGAAQADITLGYQTGIDPTKVPQADGTYEKVIGEKLDWRRFNSGPEVVAAIASGDVQLGNLGSSPLAAATSRGLPIVAFIVSAQINAAEALVVRNGSKIEKPEDLVGKTIATPFVSTSHYSLLGALKHWNIDPSKVKIVNLNPTEIAAAWRRGDIDGAFVWSPALGEIKKSGKVLTDAAEVGQWGAPTFEVWVARKDFAEKHPEIIAKFAKVSLDSFADYNAHKAEWTADSEQVKKIAKLTGADPKDVPELLAGSAFPESQAQLSSALLGGGTAKDIAGTAAFLKEQKRVPSVLKDYSPYVSAEYVRQAESVQVGQR encoded by the coding sequence ATGAAACACATCAGTGCCCCGCGCCGCCTGCTGGCCGCGCTTGCCCTGGTCGGCGTCGCTGGCGCCGCCCAGGCCGACATCACCCTCGGCTACCAGACCGGCATCGACCCGACCAAGGTGCCCCAGGCCGACGGTACTTACGAGAAAGTTATCGGCGAGAAGCTCGACTGGCGCCGCTTCAACAGCGGCCCGGAAGTGGTCGCCGCCATCGCCTCGGGTGATGTGCAACTGGGCAACCTCGGCTCCAGCCCGCTGGCCGCCGCCACTTCCCGTGGCCTGCCGATCGTCGCCTTCATCGTCTCCGCGCAGATCAACGCCGCCGAGGCGCTGGTGGTGCGCAACGGCAGCAAGATCGAGAAGCCCGAGGACCTGGTCGGCAAGACCATCGCCACGCCCTTCGTGTCGACCTCGCACTACAGCCTGCTGGGCGCGCTCAAGCACTGGAACATCGACCCCAGCAAAGTGAAGATCGTCAACCTCAACCCCACCGAGATCGCCGCCGCCTGGCGCCGTGGCGACATCGATGGCGCCTTCGTCTGGTCGCCCGCCCTGGGCGAGATCAAGAAGTCCGGCAAGGTACTGACCGACGCCGCCGAAGTTGGCCAGTGGGGCGCACCGACCTTCGAGGTCTGGGTGGCTCGCAAGGACTTCGCCGAGAAGCACCCGGAAATCATCGCCAAGTTCGCCAAGGTCAGCCTGGACTCCTTCGCCGACTACAACGCCCACAAGGCCGAGTGGACCGCCGATTCCGAGCAGGTGAAGAAGATCGCCAAGCTGACCGGCGCCGATCCGAAGGACGTACCTGAGCTGCTGGCCGGTTCGGCCTTCCCCGAGTCCCAGGCGCAGCTGTCTTCCGCGCTGCTGGGCGGTGGCACCGCCAAGGATATCGCGGGTACCGCTGCCTTCCTGAAAGAACAGAAGCGCGTGCCTTCGGTACTCAAGGACTACTCGCCCTACGTCAGCGCGGAATACGTGCGCCAGGCGGAGAGCGTGCAGGTTGGGCAGCGCTGA
- a CDS encoding aliphatic sulfonate ABC transporter substrate-binding protein — translation MSRSHFLRRFAVGLSASVALFGALSAQAEQTLRIGFQKSSTLLTVVKAQGNLERELGKQGIKVTWHEFPSGLPLLESLNVGNVDLSADVADTVPVFAQAAGAQLTYFARETPSPTAQSILVPHDSPLNSLADLKGKRVAVTKAAGSHYLLIAALQKAGLKFSDIQPAYLTPADGRAAFENHKVDAWVTWDPYVASAQRQQNARVLVDGKGLASYQRYYLASTEYAKAHPEVLKQVFAELQKTGRWVKEHPADAAKVLGPLWGNLDVATVEQANARRSYDVQPVRKDGLDEQQRIADAFYAEGLLPKPVDARAVPVWQPDVASN, via the coding sequence ATGTCCCGCAGTCATTTCCTGCGCCGTTTCGCCGTTGGCCTCAGCGCGTCGGTCGCCCTGTTCGGCGCCCTGTCCGCCCAGGCCGAGCAGACCCTGCGCATCGGCTTCCAGAAGTCCTCCACGCTGCTGACCGTGGTGAAAGCCCAGGGCAACCTGGAGCGCGAACTGGGCAAGCAGGGCATCAAGGTCACCTGGCATGAGTTCCCCAGCGGCCTGCCGCTGCTCGAATCCCTGAATGTGGGCAACGTCGACCTGTCCGCCGACGTCGCCGATACCGTACCCGTCTTTGCCCAGGCCGCCGGCGCGCAGCTGACCTATTTCGCCCGCGAAACCCCGTCGCCCACCGCGCAGTCGATCCTGGTGCCGCACGATTCGCCGCTCAACTCCCTGGCCGATCTCAAAGGCAAGCGCGTGGCCGTGACCAAGGCCGCCGGCAGCCACTACCTGCTGATCGCCGCCCTGCAGAAGGCCGGGCTGAAGTTCTCCGACATCCAGCCGGCGTACCTCACTCCCGCCGATGGCCGCGCCGCCTTCGAGAACCACAAGGTCGATGCGTGGGTGACCTGGGACCCATACGTGGCCAGCGCCCAGCGTCAGCAGAACGCCCGCGTGCTGGTCGACGGCAAGGGCCTGGCCAGCTACCAGCGCTACTACCTCGCGTCCACCGAGTACGCCAAGGCCCACCCGGAAGTGCTCAAGCAGGTCTTCGCCGAACTGCAGAAGACTGGCCGCTGGGTGAAAGAGCACCCCGCCGACGCCGCCAAGGTGCTCGGCCCGCTGTGGGGCAACCTCGATGTCGCCACCGTCGAACAGGCCAATGCCCGCCGCAGCTATGACGTGCAGCCGGTGCGCAAGGACGGCCTCGACGAGCAGCAACGCATTGCCGACGCCTTCTACGCCGAAGGCCTGCTGCCCAAGCCTGTCGATGCCCGCGCGGTGCCGGTCTGGCAGCCGGACGTGGCGAGCAACTGA
- a CDS encoding acyl-CoA dehydrogenase: protein MSVVPFRLAATRPVAPPVPSAAGTWARALRESGLLRLSLPAQLGGSASPWQDILQTLRDLCERDGGLARLFAVHHLQLARVSLLGSREQVQRLLNLTLLREPLWGALGDGQSLQAAEHVRGGFRVNGAEWDAFTVEAADWLVLRAWYEPGRDFLLAALPSARAGLVLRGGAQCNELRVHPEDILLPPGLAITPRRSLCDGLALLLEANVALGLALHAANRLELAQGSELSRLLGLGLVLSEQAAAQLDDDIAVGAGLSFSRSSHFSNLAIQVLAVAREAAQSSLRAEGLRARLLGAAH from the coding sequence ATGAGCGTTGTTCCATTCCGGCTGGCTGCGACCCGGCCGGTCGCACCGCCTGTTCCCAGCGCAGCCGGAACCTGGGCCCGCGCCCTGCGCGAGTCCGGCCTGTTGCGGCTGTCCCTGCCGGCTCAACTGGGCGGTAGCGCCAGTCCTTGGCAGGACATCCTGCAAACCCTGCGTGATCTCTGCGAACGGGACGGCGGCCTGGCCCGGCTGTTCGCCGTCCACCACCTGCAGCTGGCGCGGGTCAGCCTGCTGGGCAGCCGCGAGCAGGTGCAGCGCCTGCTCAACCTGACGCTGTTGCGCGAGCCGCTGTGGGGCGCGCTGGGGGACGGGCAGTCGCTGCAGGCCGCCGAACATGTGCGCGGTGGTTTCCGCGTCAATGGCGCGGAGTGGGACGCCTTCACCGTCGAAGCCGCCGACTGGCTGGTGCTGCGCGCCTGGTACGAACCCGGTCGCGATTTCCTCCTCGCCGCGCTGCCCAGCGCCCGTGCGGGCCTGGTACTGCGCGGTGGCGCGCAGTGCAACGAACTGCGCGTGCATCCGGAAGACATCCTCCTGCCGCCGGGGCTGGCGATCACGCCCCGGCGTTCGCTGTGCGATGGCCTGGCCCTGCTGCTGGAAGCCAACGTCGCCCTCGGTCTCGCGCTGCATGCGGCGAACCGGCTGGAGCTGGCGCAGGGCTCGGAGTTGTCGCGTCTCCTGGGGCTGGGACTGGTGCTCAGCGAACAGGCCGCCGCGCAACTGGACGACGACATCGCCGTCGGCGCCGGGCTGAGCTTCAGCCGCAGCAGCCATTTTTCCAACCTGGCCATCCAGGTGCTGGCGGTGGCTCGCGAGGCTGCGCAGTCGAGTCTCCGCGCGGAAGGCTTGAGGGCCCGGCTGCTGGGGGCTGCGCACTGA
- a CDS encoding ABC transporter substrate-binding protein: protein MNLKQRLRATFAALILGAPLAHAADLPTLRVGDQNYYNVRASMEASGVLEGAPYTVDWKHFQSAAPVAEGLQAGALDLGFLGDSGFIFLAAKGAPVKLIGISQQNPDTIALLVPKDSPVKTIADLKGKKVAYWPGAWSQQLTLRALEKAGLPSDYVEFVKLMPIDAAAALPRGSIDAFPVWEPYISQQIVFSGARPILTARDLMPGLSSIAANANSIDPKREQIADFLGRLQKARAWVEAHKEQYADVWAKKANLDQSVSRHWIGQAAMSVGPVDKQAAADYQGTADFLLQTGALPKAFDTSSVIDTSFATSFH, encoded by the coding sequence ATGAACCTGAAGCAACGCCTGCGCGCCACCTTCGCCGCGCTCATCCTGGGCGCGCCGTTGGCCCACGCCGCCGACCTGCCGACCCTGCGGGTGGGGGACCAGAACTACTACAACGTGCGCGCATCGATGGAAGCGTCCGGCGTGCTTGAAGGCGCGCCCTACACCGTCGACTGGAAGCACTTCCAGTCCGCCGCGCCGGTGGCCGAAGGGTTGCAGGCCGGCGCGCTGGACCTGGGCTTCCTTGGCGACTCGGGCTTCATCTTCCTTGCCGCCAAGGGAGCGCCGGTGAAGCTGATCGGTATCTCCCAGCAGAACCCGGACACCATTGCCCTGCTGGTGCCCAAGGATTCGCCGGTGAAGACCATCGCCGACCTCAAGGGCAAGAAGGTCGCCTACTGGCCCGGCGCCTGGAGCCAGCAATTGACCCTGCGCGCGCTGGAAAAGGCCGGCCTGCCCAGCGATTACGTGGAGTTCGTCAAGCTGATGCCCATCGACGCCGCCGCCGCATTGCCGCGCGGCAGCATCGATGCATTCCCGGTATGGGAGCCCTATATCTCGCAGCAGATCGTATTCTCCGGCGCGCGCCCGATCCTCACCGCCCGCGACCTGATGCCGGGGCTGTCGAGCATCGCTGCCAACGCCAATTCCATCGATCCCAAGCGCGAGCAGATCGCCGATTTCCTTGGCCGCCTGCAGAAGGCCCGCGCCTGGGTCGAGGCGCACAAGGAGCAGTACGCCGACGTCTGGGCGAAAAAGGCCAACCTCGACCAGTCCGTGTCGCGCCACTGGATCGGCCAGGCCGCCATGAGCGTCGGCCCGGTGGATAAACAGGCCGCCGCCGATTACCAGGGCACCGCCGACTTCCTCCTGCAGACCGGCGCGCTGCCCAAGGCTTTCGATACCTCCAGCGTGATCGATACCTCCTTCGCCACCTCATTCCACTGA
- a CDS encoding LLM class flavin-dependent oxidoreductase, protein MITATPSSEVDQPLGEAVDAGFVRRFAQAHEDAGFDRVLVGYFSNAAEGAVVSSFVAAATRRLGILLAYRPGVIAPPLAARQLATLDQFSDGRLALNVVSGGNDEDLARDGDYLQHDRRYARTDEYLQALRDIWTAEGPVDFDGEFYRFQGASPAVRPQQKPHIPIYFSGSSDAAIDVAAKHADTYMLWGEPLAAVDGHIRRVRAAAHAQGRDPRFSVSFRPIVADTEEAAWKRAAEVLEQVRENRTRLGLPLNDHQPENVGSQRLLAAAQQGEVLDTRLWTGVARLTGARWNSTALVGTPEQVAAALGEYYRLGVSTFLIRGFDPLGDAVRYGQGLIPAIHDHIARLPQLRRAG, encoded by the coding sequence ATGATCACCGCCACCCCGAGTTCCGAGGTGGACCAGCCGCTGGGGGAAGCGGTGGATGCCGGATTCGTCCGGCGCTTTGCCCAGGCCCATGAGGACGCCGGTTTCGACCGCGTGCTGGTGGGGTATTTCAGCAATGCCGCTGAAGGAGCGGTGGTCAGCTCCTTCGTCGCCGCCGCTACCCGTCGGCTGGGCATCTTGCTGGCCTATCGGCCGGGTGTGATCGCGCCGCCATTGGCTGCCCGCCAACTCGCCACCCTCGACCAGTTCAGCGATGGCCGCCTGGCCCTCAACGTGGTCAGCGGCGGCAACGACGAAGACCTCGCCCGCGACGGCGACTACCTCCAACACGACCGCCGCTACGCCCGCACCGACGAATACCTGCAAGCGCTGCGCGACATCTGGACTGCTGAAGGCCCGGTGGACTTCGATGGCGAGTTCTATCGCTTCCAGGGCGCTTCGCCCGCCGTGCGCCCGCAGCAGAAACCGCACATCCCAATCTACTTCAGCGGCTCCTCGGATGCCGCCATCGACGTCGCGGCGAAGCACGCCGACACCTACATGCTCTGGGGCGAGCCGCTGGCCGCTGTCGACGGCCACATTCGCCGCGTGCGGGCTGCCGCGCATGCTCAGGGGCGTGATCCGCGCTTCTCGGTGTCCTTCCGCCCCATCGTCGCCGACACCGAGGAGGCCGCCTGGAAGCGCGCTGCCGAAGTGCTCGAACAGGTGCGGGAGAACCGCACCCGCCTGGGCTTGCCGCTCAATGATCACCAGCCGGAGAACGTCGGCTCCCAGCGCCTGCTGGCCGCGGCGCAGCAGGGCGAGGTGCTCGACACGCGCCTGTGGACCGGCGTGGCCCGGCTTACCGGTGCGCGCTGGAACTCCACCGCGCTGGTCGGCACGCCCGAGCAAGTCGCCGCCGCGCTGGGCGAGTACTACCGCCTGGGCGTTTCCACCTTCCTGATCCGTGGCTTCGACCCGCTCGGCGATGCCGTGCGCTACGGCCAGGGCCTGATTCCCGCCATCCACGACCATATCGCCCGTCTGCCGCAACTGCGGCGCGCCGGCTGA
- a CDS encoding LysR family transcriptional regulator: MKIDDIDAFVAVIRNASLSQAAESLGLTQSAITRRVQSLEESLRVELLDRNTKPLKPTAAGRRVFEQCLRVMREVDGLRELVASDSAPSGVLRLGVPQSIGEVVLLEALRQLADEYPELRAQVSSGWGSHLLARLENADLDAAVVLFPPSKVFPDDLGATPLGRVELCVVAAKDGDVQARRLLDCYQHGWVLNPDGCGFRAGLQRALADQGLGLQLNLETFGSELQLGLVAEGRGLGLVPAPALARSRYRDQLRVLALEDFQPLIQLWLVRPRLLGNLETPARLFGHAVAEGLDIAAG; the protein is encoded by the coding sequence ATGAAGATCGACGACATCGATGCCTTCGTCGCGGTGATCCGCAACGCCTCCCTCAGCCAGGCCGCCGAGAGCCTTGGTCTGACCCAGTCCGCCATCACCCGGCGGGTGCAGAGCCTGGAGGAATCCCTCAGGGTGGAGCTGCTGGACCGCAACACCAAGCCGCTCAAGCCCACCGCCGCCGGGCGCCGTGTGTTCGAGCAGTGCTTGCGGGTGATGCGCGAGGTGGACGGCCTGCGTGAGCTGGTGGCCAGCGACAGCGCGCCCAGCGGCGTGTTGCGCCTGGGTGTGCCGCAGAGCATCGGCGAAGTGGTGTTGCTGGAGGCCCTACGCCAGTTGGCCGACGAGTACCCCGAGCTCCGTGCGCAGGTCAGCAGCGGCTGGGGCAGCCATCTGCTGGCGCGGCTGGAGAACGCCGATCTGGACGCGGCGGTGGTGCTGTTTCCGCCCAGCAAGGTATTCCCCGACGATCTCGGCGCCACGCCGCTGGGCCGGGTCGAACTCTGCGTGGTGGCAGCGAAAGACGGTGACGTGCAGGCCCGCCGGCTGCTCGATTGCTACCAGCACGGCTGGGTGCTGAACCCGGACGGCTGCGGCTTCCGTGCAGGCCTGCAGCGGGCTCTGGCCGATCAGGGACTGGGGCTGCAGTTGAACCTGGAAACCTTCGGCAGCGAGCTGCAGCTTGGCCTTGTGGCCGAAGGGCGCGGGCTTGGCCTCGTGCCGGCGCCGGCCCTCGCGCGCAGTCGCTACCGCGACCAATTGCGGGTATTGGCGCTGGAGGACTTCCAGCCGTTGATCCAGCTTTGGCTGGTGCGTCCGCGCCTGCTGGGCAACCTGGAAACGCCGGCACGGCTGTTCGGCCATGCTGTGGCTGAGGGTCTCGACATCGCAGCGGGTTGA